The Opitutales bacterium genome has a window encoding:
- a CDS encoding transposase, with amino-acid sequence GWWTNPWRMLLSALAYTITQALREIGLSGTELCCAQCSTIRSKLIKVGAVIVRNSRRIHLSLSSGYPLQSLWLRIADNLNIRPG; translated from the coding sequence GGCTGGTGGACGAACCCATGGCGTATGCTGCTGAGTGCCTTGGCATACACGATCACCCAGGCGCTCAGAGAGATTGGCTTATCCGGAACCGAGCTTTGCTGTGCCCAGTGCTCCACCATCCGTAGCAAGTTGATCAAGGTGGGAGCGGTCATCGTGCGCAACAGCCGTCGCATTCATCTGAGTCTGAGTAGCGGCTATCCCTTACAGAGCCTATGGCTCCGAATCGCTGACAACTTGAATATAAGACCTGGGTAG
- a CDS encoding RHS repeat-associated core domain-containing protein: protein MLTAASVSNFEQITVQYDAAGRLIRTSGFAETEYAYDAAGLLAKETVHYGNEASGFTTIVSHLIVDELAQYPRVVGEERFTYQHALAEKELLPEQIIERRTIMYACGPLGLSSQKVIHYAGEQFGQIASEELSFPQVDHQGSIIALINNDGELTLRREYDAYGNIRYQEGNGWTTLGYNGERMGTADGLLWVRARHYNPKLRRWMQRDDFPGHAHRPLSRNRYAYVEGDPVNNIDPSGNLAIVPPFMAGAFIGGSALGTWGAIEGINSQIEINRVMQVEAYGPQVQNREEFKAVGDLRSAYYSSDSNARIHAAQKRLIHAEASVQLADVLTTFADSPAILAPRQYNPTTTRIPGQIVHVGAPRIPQKAPPHATRSGRSYGFYSLPVPALFRYLLQGYIHNPEVLSGHGSLEVYSQLSTGTSFTDITIIPEGTTFTVWAEHGKPITFKLGNYI, encoded by the coding sequence ATGCTGACGGCAGCAAGTGTCAGTAACTTCGAACAAATCACTGTCCAATACGATGCAGCTGGTCGGCTCATACGCACATCTGGCTTTGCTGAGACGGAATACGCCTACGACGCCGCAGGCCTTCTCGCCAAGGAGACCGTGCACTATGGGAATGAGGCCTCCGGTTTCACCACCATCGTCAGCCACCTCATCGTCGACGAACTTGCCCAATACCCACGCGTCGTTGGCGAGGAACGCTTCACTTATCAGCACGCCTTGGCTGAGAAGGAATTACTTCCCGAGCAAATCATCGAACGGCGTACCATTATGTATGCCTGTGGGCCGCTCGGATTGAGCTCCCAAAAGGTCATTCACTACGCCGGCGAGCAGTTCGGCCAGATCGCATCTGAAGAGCTCAGTTTCCCACAAGTCGATCACCAGGGCTCCATCATCGCGCTCATCAACAATGATGGGGAACTCACCCTACGACGCGAATATGACGCCTACGGCAACATCCGTTATCAAGAAGGCAATGGATGGACCACACTCGGCTACAACGGGGAACGCATGGGAACCGCCGATGGTCTCCTCTGGGTACGCGCACGGCATTACAATCCCAAGCTCAGGCGCTGGATGCAGCGCGATGACTTCCCCGGACACGCTCACCGGCCCTTATCACGCAACCGCTACGCCTATGTCGAAGGCGACCCAGTGAACAATATAGATCCCAGCGGAAACCTGGCTATCGTCCCGCCGTTTATGGCTGGAGCCTTTATTGGCGGATCTGCTCTCGGGACCTGGGGAGCTATCGAGGGCATAAATAGCCAAATTGAGATCAACCGCGTTATGCAGGTTGAGGCGTATGGACCCCAAGTACAAAACCGAGAAGAGTTCAAGGCAGTCGGCGATTTGCGTAGTGCGTATTACTCAAGTGATAGTAACGCCCGCATTCACGCCGCACAAAAAAGACTCATTCACGCTGAAGCCTCTGTTCAACTAGCTGATGTCTTAACAACTTTCGCCGATTCCCCAGCTATTCTCGCTCCCCGGCAATACAACCCAACAACGACGCGTATTCCCGGGCAGATAGTTCATGTTGGAGCCCCTAGGATACCCCAAAAGGCCCCACCTCATGCCACTCGATCCGGTCGGTCATACGGATTCTATTCGTTACCCGTGCCAGCTCTGTTTAGATATCTACTTCAAGGTTATATCCACAATCCCGAAGTTTTAAGCGGTCACGGCAGCTTAGAAGTTTATTCACAATTATCTACTGGAACTAGTTTTACGGACATAACCATTATCCCAGAAGGCACCACTTTTACGGTCTGGGCAGAACATGGAAAACCCATTACATTTAAGTTAGGTAATTATATTTAA